Proteins from a genomic interval of Myxococcales bacterium:
- a CDS encoding FliM/FliN family flagellar motor switch protein, which yields MSTSRLDQSEVDALMAAIQEGRVSSEAGGGLGSGPVMSYDLTNQDRVIRGQMPTLDSIDDRTASLFGGALAARIRLDIRVVATPATLLKFVDVTALLTPPATVGMMTLGPGHGLAVATLEHSLARALVAGALGDRKARADATEPVDGKSDLTNVERLVLRHVLSLFCDSMEQSWAEILPIRPELLRFETDPRMAMIAAPSDLALLCGFELSGAASGRLQVIIPYATVEPVKKMLSSPPRQSGSIDQRMAALLAREVTQVEVELRAEIGRARLPFSQLLELQVGDLISLDQTEGTPIPIFVQGKRKMTGWPRVSSGSMAVVIEQPVMPETSTGKRTKSSAGAS from the coding sequence ATGTCCACGTCTCGTCTCGATCAGAGTGAAGTCGATGCCCTGATGGCGGCCATACAGGAGGGCCGTGTGTCCTCCGAGGCGGGCGGCGGTCTCGGTTCCGGCCCGGTCATGAGCTATGACCTCACGAACCAAGACCGCGTCATCCGCGGCCAGATGCCGACGCTCGACTCGATCGACGATCGAACGGCCTCTTTGTTCGGGGGGGCTCTTGCGGCCCGCATTCGGCTCGACATCCGCGTGGTGGCCACGCCTGCCACCTTGCTCAAGTTCGTGGACGTTACGGCGCTGCTCACTCCGCCCGCCACGGTCGGCATGATGACCTTGGGGCCGGGCCATGGGCTTGCCGTGGCCACGCTGGAGCACTCCCTGGCCCGCGCGCTCGTGGCCGGGGCCCTCGGCGACCGCAAGGCCCGGGCCGACGCCACCGAACCGGTGGATGGAAAGAGTGACCTCACGAACGTGGAGCGCCTCGTGCTGCGCCACGTGCTGTCGCTGTTCTGCGATTCCATGGAGCAGTCCTGGGCCGAAATCCTTCCCATTCGCCCGGAGCTTCTGCGCTTCGAGACGGATCCCCGCATGGCCATGATCGCCGCTCCGAGCGACTTGGCCTTGCTTTGTGGCTTCGAGCTCTCCGGGGCGGCGAGCGGGCGGTTGCAGGTGATCATCCCCTATGCCACGGTCGAGCCGGTCAAGAAGATGCTTTCGTCGCCCCCTCGGCAAAGCGGCTCGATCGACCAGCGGATGGCCGCGCTGTTGGCCCGCGAGGTCACTCAGGTCGAGGTCGAGCTCAGGGCCGAAATTGGCCGTGCTCGTTTGCCGTTCTCCCAGCTGCTCGAGCTTCAAGTGGGAGATCTCATCTCGCTCGACCAGACCGAGGGCACGCCGATCCCCATCTTCGTGCAGGGAAAGCGCAAGATGACCGGATGGCCTCGGGTGTCGAGCGGCAGCATGGCCGTCGTCATCGAGCAGCCGGTGATGCCCGAGACCAGCACGGGTAAGCGGACGAAATCGTCGGCGGGAGCGTCCTGA
- a CDS encoding flagellar basal body-associated FliL family protein, with the protein MAEAEKDKGDEAEAAAPKSKLVPALLVLNTLLVGGVLAFTMLKKPPAPAAPAPAAAAEGHGEEKAEGEHGEAVEGGGAKPGGLGPIVALENFVVQLRAVDSEKYAHITIEIELGAEKDKDLVANYMPRIRDNVIGYLADRTADELRGSEGMGAVKEEVLQRLQEIVPGRRIRNVYVTSFIVQ; encoded by the coding sequence ATGGCCGAAGCGGAAAAAGACAAAGGTGATGAGGCGGAAGCGGCGGCGCCCAAGAGCAAGCTGGTACCCGCGCTGCTCGTCCTGAACACGCTTCTCGTGGGAGGCGTGCTTGCGTTCACCATGCTGAAGAAGCCACCGGCGCCGGCCGCCCCCGCACCCGCTGCGGCTGCGGAGGGGCATGGGGAGGAAAAAGCGGAAGGCGAACACGGCGAGGCTGTCGAGGGCGGAGGGGCAAAACCCGGAGGCCTGGGACCCATCGTGGCGCTCGAAAACTTCGTGGTTCAGCTGCGGGCCGTGGATTCGGAAAAGTACGCCCACATCACGATCGAGATCGAACTCGGCGCCGAAAAGGACAAGGACCTCGTGGCCAACTACATGCCCCGTATCCGAGACAACGTCATCGGGTATCTGGCCGATCGCACGGCCGACGAACTGCGGGGCAGCGAAGGGATGGGCGCGGTCAAAGAAGAGGTCCTGCAGCGGCTGCAAGAAATCGTGCCCGGTCGCCGCATCCGCAACGTTTACGTCACCAGCTTCATCGTTCAGTAA
- a CDS encoding pyridoxal phosphate-dependent aminotransferase — MSHDPSPLSAFRPVPRTGVIYVTTEAAKAGFRPSDTTWCNLGQGQPETDDLAGAPPRVQSVPVNPGDLDYAPIPGIWELREAIANLYNALFRKGHKSQYTAENVSVSGGGRTALTRACASLGPINLGHFLPDYTAYEELLDIFKAFTAIPILLEGDRGYAFSPEDLKREIQGRGLAALLLSNPCNPTGKLVQGEDLEKWVALSRQLDCCLLLDEFYSHYIWTARPGSLPIESAARYVEDVDRDPVVIFDGLTKNWRYPGWRVTWTVGPKSVIDAVSSAGSFLDGGGNRPTQRAAVALLEEDHVIRETNAIHQTFRDKRQLMLARLERMGVRFDRAPEGTFYVWGNVAHLPAPLNDGMGFFRAALSEKVITVPGEFFDVNPGKRRSGVHSRFRHYVRFSFGPERSSLETALDRLEQLVARAAAGDVPPHAP; from the coding sequence ATGAGCCACGATCCCTCGCCCTTGTCTGCTTTCCGTCCCGTGCCCCGAACGGGCGTGATTTACGTGACCACGGAAGCCGCCAAGGCCGGCTTTCGTCCCTCGGACACGACCTGGTGCAACCTGGGCCAGGGGCAGCCGGAAACGGACGATCTGGCGGGCGCCCCCCCCCGTGTGCAGAGCGTGCCGGTGAACCCGGGGGACCTCGACTACGCGCCCATCCCGGGGATCTGGGAGCTCCGTGAGGCGATCGCCAACCTCTACAACGCTCTTTTCCGCAAAGGGCACAAGTCGCAGTACACCGCCGAGAACGTGAGCGTTTCGGGCGGTGGCCGGACGGCCTTGACCCGCGCCTGCGCCAGCCTGGGCCCCATCAACCTGGGGCACTTTCTTCCCGATTACACCGCCTACGAAGAACTGCTGGACATCTTCAAAGCGTTCACCGCCATACCGATTTTGCTCGAGGGGGATCGCGGCTACGCGTTTTCGCCCGAGGACCTGAAACGCGAGATTCAAGGACGCGGTCTGGCGGCCTTGCTGCTCTCGAATCCCTGCAACCCCACGGGCAAGCTGGTCCAAGGGGAAGATCTGGAGAAGTGGGTGGCGCTGTCGCGCCAGCTCGATTGTTGCCTGCTGCTCGACGAGTTTTACTCTCACTACATCTGGACGGCGCGGCCGGGCAGCCTTCCCATCGAGAGCGCCGCCCGCTACGTGGAGGATGTGGATCGGGACCCCGTGGTGATCTTCGACGGGCTCACGAAAAACTGGCGCTACCCCGGTTGGCGCGTGACGTGGACCGTGGGGCCGAAGTCCGTGATTGACGCCGTGTCGAGCGCGGGTTCCTTCCTGGATGGCGGCGGCAACCGTCCCACGCAGCGGGCGGCGGTGGCCCTTTTGGAAGAAGACCACGTGATTCGCGAGACCAACGCGATCCATCAAACGTTCCGGGACAAGCGCCAACTCATGCTCGCCCGGCTGGAACGCATGGGCGTGCGCTTCGATCGCGCACCCGAGGGAACCTTCTACGTCTGGGGAAACGTGGCGCACCTGCCCGCCCCACTCAACGACGGCATGGGGTTCTTTCGAGCAGCCCTCAGCGAAAAGGTGATCACGGTTCCGGGTGAGTTTTTCGACGTCAACCCCGGCAAACGCCGCAGCGGTGTACACTCACGCTTTCGCCACTACGTGCGTTTTTCGTTCGGCCCCGAGCGGTCGTCGCTCGAAACGGCCCTCGACCGGCTCGAACAACTGGTGGCCCGCGCCGCCGCCGGCGATGTGCCGCCGCATGCGCCCTGA
- a CDS encoding flagellar biosynthetic protein FliO produces the protein MSPLLSLLTVTAGPVFLQDVVAGPAPHAYTLQIEGEAPLEASQVKGRVDGRRVTVDVFGARVRKDKRTFGQGDGAVRAYRHRDRVELEGRLPDGDCEARVNIAAGPSGRVLARVSCPGVSRVVSAPPVVSAPAEVKIAPEQEALRQAVALAAPVPEESPQAMRAAPPSAAQKDPAPSPATGAPAVPTATEAASSSAPAPGGTNATAPRPEVSSTTQTLDAPSLWGSALGALLPVGVLGLVAFFGLKLARKRRGFGRHVHIVETTPLGPKRALIVVRVGNETLLLGASEAGISLIQVRPSEALVGEAVEAEAPRSVEAVASTWTDTLVVPEPLAEPETPGQVKLLSRLFRKRRQDIPEAWPFANVLDASLLEESIEDRELREKLAMGMEARIP, from the coding sequence ATGTCGCCGCTCTTGTCTTTGCTCACGGTCACTGCGGGCCCGGTGTTCCTCCAGGATGTGGTCGCGGGCCCGGCCCCCCACGCCTACACCTTGCAGATCGAAGGCGAAGCACCGCTCGAGGCGTCACAGGTCAAGGGCCGTGTCGATGGTCGCCGTGTGACCGTCGACGTTTTCGGGGCCCGGGTCCGCAAGGACAAACGCACGTTTGGCCAGGGCGACGGCGCCGTGAGGGCTTACCGGCATCGAGACAGGGTCGAACTCGAGGGTCGCCTTCCTGACGGGGACTGCGAAGCCCGCGTCAACATTGCGGCAGGGCCCTCCGGGCGTGTTCTCGCCCGTGTCAGCTGCCCCGGCGTGAGCCGCGTCGTCTCCGCGCCTCCCGTCGTGAGCGCGCCGGCCGAGGTAAAGATCGCTCCCGAGCAAGAGGCGCTTCGTCAGGCGGTGGCGCTGGCTGCGCCAGTGCCCGAAGAATCTCCCCAGGCGATGCGCGCGGCGCCGCCATCGGCCGCCCAGAAGGACCCCGCGCCGAGCCCCGCCACCGGCGCACCCGCTGTCCCCACAGCCACCGAGGCGGCATCCTCTTCTGCCCCTGCACCCGGCGGGACCAATGCGACCGCGCCTCGGCCTGAGGTGTCCTCCACGACGCAAACGCTGGACGCGCCCAGCTTGTGGGGGAGCGCTCTAGGTGCCTTGCTCCCGGTGGGCGTGCTGGGGCTCGTCGCGTTTTTTGGATTGAAGCTCGCGCGCAAGCGTCGCGGGTTCGGGCGACACGTCCACATCGTCGAGACCACGCCCCTTGGTCCCAAGCGAGCGCTCATCGTGGTGCGGGTGGGCAACGAAACACTGCTTCTCGGCGCCAGCGAGGCCGGGATCTCTCTCATACAGGTCAGGCCCTCCGAAGCGCTCGTGGGCGAGGCCGTCGAGGCCGAAGCGCCTCGCTCCGTGGAGGCGGTGGCAAGCACCTGGACCGACACCTTGGTGGTCCCTGAACCGCTCGCGGAGCCCGAGACCCCCGGTCAAGTGAAGCTGCTCTCGCGGCTTTTCCGCAAGAGACGCCAGGACATTCCCGAGGCATGGCCCTTTGCCAACGTGCTCGACGCCAGCCTACTCGAAGAGTCCATCGAAGACCGCGAGCTGCGCGAAAAGCTGGCCATGGGTATGGAGGCTCGGATCCCGTGA
- a CDS encoding flagellar biosynthetic protein FliQ has product MNDVSAVAHEGFTLLGATGGPLILGLLVVGVLMGIFQATTQINDPSVSFLPRLLVAILGSYFMGGWVLERCAKYLASAIERIAGGA; this is encoded by the coding sequence GTGAACGACGTCTCGGCCGTGGCGCACGAAGGCTTCACTCTGCTGGGCGCCACCGGTGGCCCCCTCATTCTAGGGCTCTTGGTGGTGGGCGTGCTCATGGGAATCTTTCAGGCCACCACACAGATCAACGATCCCTCCGTATCGTTTCTCCCCCGTCTGCTGGTTGCCATCCTGGGCTCCTACTTCATGGGCGGATGGGTGCTCGAACGGTGCGCGAAGTACTTGGCCTCCGCGATCGAGCGTATCGCGGGAGGCGCGTAG
- the flhA gene encoding flagellar biosynthesis protein FlhA, which translates to MAAAVVGVMSILILPLPPAVMDVLLAFNVSISILILLISLALKQPLDFTVFPSLLLITTLFRLGLNVATTRLILGSGGEGAAAAGSIIEAFGRFAVGGSLIVGAVVFTILMVVNFAVITKGSGRIAEVAARFTLDALPGKQMAIDADLAAGNITEQAARSRREALQREAEFFGAMDGSSKFVRGDVVAGLVITIINIIGGLVAGMARDGLSLADAFETYTVLTIGDGLVSQIPALLVSTAAGIVVTRAGSGTHLGMEVAQQIFGESRTLGFASVILAIFALLPGMPFMPFMGLAAGGFALSRRRKKGADAAKPTPVESDKPTGDRLQDLISIDVLELEVGHALLPLIDLERGGELPGRVTTLRRQIASDLGVMLPPVHLRDNLRLDAHEYRIRLRGMEIGKGTAYADRLMALDPVGAQPHLEGVDCVAAREPAFGLPAVWIPTESRTQAEIAGLTIVDPASVLTTHLSEAIKKNAHELVGRQEVQDLLGVVGKESPKLVEDVIPNTVTLGEFVRVVRGLLRENLSVRDLGSVLEAVADAAPRSKDPVFLVEQVRRRLFRQITGRVADAMGMVHAITLDRESEELLRRSLGASDGEAVLAPDIDTARRLVAELEKMAARQAAEGRSAVVITSPDLRRPLFEFGSRFVNDLFVITARELTPGTSVQPVGTIELGNRAVGRAA; encoded by the coding sequence ATGGCGGCGGCTGTTGTGGGGGTCATGTCGATCCTCATTTTGCCGCTGCCGCCGGCAGTGATGGACGTTCTTTTGGCGTTCAACGTCAGCATCTCGATCCTGATCCTTCTCATTTCGCTCGCGCTCAAGCAGCCGCTGGACTTCACGGTCTTCCCCAGCCTCCTCCTCATCACCACGCTCTTTCGCTTGGGGCTCAACGTGGCCACCACGCGGCTCATCCTGGGCAGCGGAGGCGAGGGAGCGGCCGCGGCAGGCAGCATCATCGAGGCCTTTGGTCGCTTTGCGGTGGGAGGCAGCCTCATCGTGGGGGCCGTCGTGTTCACCATCTTGATGGTGGTGAACTTCGCCGTGATCACCAAAGGCTCGGGCCGTATCGCAGAGGTGGCGGCGCGCTTCACGTTGGATGCCCTGCCCGGAAAGCAGATGGCGATCGATGCCGACCTCGCGGCCGGAAACATCACCGAGCAGGCGGCCCGCAGCCGGCGCGAAGCGCTGCAACGCGAGGCCGAGTTCTTCGGCGCCATGGACGGCTCCAGCAAGTTCGTCCGCGGCGACGTGGTGGCGGGCCTCGTCATCACCATCATCAACATCATCGGCGGGCTCGTGGCCGGCATGGCGCGCGATGGCCTCTCTCTTGCCGACGCGTTCGAGACCTACACCGTGCTCACCATCGGAGATGGTCTCGTCTCCCAGATCCCCGCGTTGCTGGTGTCCACGGCCGCCGGCATCGTGGTCACGCGGGCCGGCTCTGGCACACACCTGGGCATGGAAGTGGCCCAGCAGATCTTCGGCGAGAGCCGCACGCTTGGCTTCGCCTCCGTGATCCTCGCGATCTTCGCGCTCCTGCCGGGCATGCCCTTCATGCCTTTCATGGGCTTGGCGGCGGGGGGATTCGCCCTGTCGCGTCGCCGAAAGAAGGGCGCAGATGCCGCCAAACCCACGCCCGTCGAGAGCGACAAGCCCACGGGTGACCGGCTCCAGGATCTCATTTCCATCGACGTGCTCGAGCTCGAGGTTGGACACGCCCTGTTGCCGCTCATCGATCTCGAGCGCGGGGGCGAGTTGCCGGGCCGCGTGACCACCCTGCGGCGACAGATCGCCTCGGACCTCGGCGTGATGCTGCCCCCCGTACATCTACGCGACAACCTCAGGCTGGATGCGCACGAGTATCGCATTCGTCTGCGAGGCATGGAGATCGGCAAAGGGACAGCCTATGCCGATCGGCTCATGGCCCTCGATCCTGTCGGGGCGCAGCCACACCTCGAGGGGGTCGATTGTGTCGCCGCCCGGGAGCCCGCCTTCGGCTTGCCCGCTGTGTGGATCCCCACGGAGAGCCGCACCCAAGCCGAGATTGCCGGGCTCACCATCGTTGATCCTGCCTCCGTGCTTACGACCCACCTGTCGGAGGCGATCAAGAAGAACGCCCACGAACTCGTCGGGCGCCAAGAGGTTCAGGATCTGCTCGGTGTCGTCGGCAAGGAGTCGCCGAAGCTGGTCGAAGACGTCATCCCGAACACGGTCACGCTCGGCGAGTTCGTACGGGTGGTGCGCGGTTTGTTGCGCGAAAACCTCTCGGTTCGCGACCTCGGTAGTGTTCTCGAGGCCGTCGCCGATGCGGCCCCGCGCAGCAAAGATCCGGTGTTCCTCGTCGAACAGGTGCGTCGCCGCTTGTTTCGGCAGATCACGGGGCGGGTGGCCGACGCGATGGGCATGGTGCATGCCATCACGCTCGACCGCGAGAGCGAGGAGCTCCTGCGCAGGAGCTTGGGTGCCAGTGACGGCGAGGCCGTGTTGGCGCCCGATATCGACACGGCACGCCGGCTCGTGGCGGAACTGGAAAAGATGGCGGCCAGGCAGGCTGCGGAGGGCCGTTCGGCGGTGGTGATCACGTCGCCTGATCTCCGACGACCCCTCTTCGAGTTTGGCTCTCGCTTCGTCAACGATCTCTTCGTGATCACCGCGCGAGAGTTGACACCGGGCACGTCCGTGCAGCCGGTGGGTACGATCGAACTTGGCAACCGAGCCGTTGGGAGGGCTGCGTGA
- a CDS encoding HDOD domain-containing protein has product MPAGPQSKFDVPGDPGTVEHLLKPPDPQVAALRFELDQVGLTLSTTSEPPRRSLPEVATELLRVLQEPRTDAAIIERVVARDPFVSAQVLSVANSALYSPRSPIGSVRDAAVRIGMEAVRDIALMVITTSRMFRVPGLERQITVLCNRAVVTAVASRKVAHLLGGNTDYAFLAGLLHDVGHLLIFEEASKAGLLTRDTLGNPDLVRVLLEKSAQYHTAVGAVACRGWKLPPATSDAALHHHRYKHEGKHYLAANLVAVADLVADALGVGVAPIPMDAQAQPILDLGLKAQVLPEVVEETRVVAAALGVPL; this is encoded by the coding sequence ATGCCTGCCGGCCCGCAGTCCAAGTTCGATGTCCCAGGCGACCCGGGCACGGTGGAGCACCTGCTCAAGCCCCCAGACCCGCAGGTGGCCGCGCTGAGATTCGAGCTGGACCAGGTGGGCCTCACGCTCAGCACGACGTCCGAGCCGCCCCGGCGCAGCCTACCCGAGGTCGCCACCGAGCTTCTGCGCGTGCTCCAGGAGCCCCGCACGGATGCGGCCATCATCGAGCGCGTCGTGGCCCGTGATCCCTTCGTGAGTGCCCAGGTGCTCTCGGTGGCGAACTCGGCCCTGTACAGCCCGCGCTCACCCATCGGCAGCGTTCGGGATGCCGCCGTGCGCATCGGCATGGAAGCCGTGCGCGACATCGCCTTGATGGTGATTACCACGTCGCGCATGTTCCGGGTGCCCGGCCTCGAACGGCAGATCACCGTACTGTGCAACCGGGCCGTCGTGACCGCCGTGGCTTCTCGCAAGGTGGCGCATCTGCTCGGGGGAAACACCGATTACGCCTTCTTGGCAGGGCTGCTTCACGACGTGGGGCACCTGCTCATTTTCGAGGAGGCGTCCAAGGCCGGCTTGCTGACGCGCGACACGCTCGGGAACCCGGACCTCGTCCGGGTGCTGCTGGAGAAGTCGGCGCAGTACCACACGGCGGTGGGCGCCGTGGCCTGCCGTGGCTGGAAGCTTCCCCCCGCCACCTCTGACGCCGCCCTTCACCATCACCGCTACAAGCACGAGGGAAAACACTACCTGGCTGCAAACCTGGTGGCCGTGGCCGATCTCGTGGCCGACGCCCTCGGGGTCGGCGTCGCGCCGATCCCCATGGATGCGCAGGCCCAGCCCATACTCGACCTGGGTCTGAAAGCTCAGGTGCTCCCGGAAGTGGTCGAGGAGACCCGCGTGGTGGCGGCGGCCCTCGGGGTTCCCTTGTAG
- the fliP gene encoding flagellar type III secretion system pore protein FliP (The bacterial flagellar biogenesis protein FliP forms a type III secretion system (T3SS)-type pore required for flagellar assembly.), translating to MAPAGGSTAVKLFLLLTLLSFATAILTSITCFIRIVVVMSFLRQALGTPQLPPTQVVVGLSLFLTVFIMTPTATEVHEKALVPLFADQISLGEALERAEGPVRGFLMKHTHVDEIRLFYEVSGRARPQKGDTVPMAVLIPAFMVSELTTAFKMGLFIFIPMLVIDVLIAAILMSLGMMMVPPQMVSLPLKVGVFLLAGGWHLVVSSLVRSFA from the coding sequence ATGGCTCCGGCCGGCGGCTCCACGGCGGTGAAGCTCTTCTTACTGCTCACGCTGCTCTCGTTCGCCACCGCCATCCTGACCTCCATCACGTGCTTCATTCGCATCGTCGTGGTGATGTCGTTCCTCCGACAGGCCTTGGGAACGCCGCAGTTGCCACCCACGCAGGTCGTCGTGGGCCTGTCGCTCTTCCTGACGGTCTTCATCATGACCCCGACCGCCACCGAGGTACACGAGAAGGCCCTTGTGCCCCTCTTCGCAGACCAGATCTCCTTGGGCGAGGCGCTCGAGCGCGCCGAAGGTCCCGTGCGGGGCTTCTTGATGAAGCACACCCACGTCGACGAGATAAGGTTGTTCTACGAAGTTTCGGGCCGGGCGCGTCCCCAAAAGGGTGACACCGTCCCGATGGCGGTGTTGATCCCCGCCTTCATGGTCTCCGAGCTCACGACCGCGTTCAAGATGGGGCTCTTCATCTTCATTCCCATGTTGGTGATCGATGTGCTCATCGCCGCCATCCTCATGAGCTTGGGCATGATGATGGTGCCACCGCAGATGGTGTCGTTGCCGCTCAAGGTGGGAGTGTTCCTGCTCGCGGGAGGTTGGCACTTGGTGGTTTCCTCTCTGGTGAGGAGCTTCGCGTGA
- a CDS encoding flagellar biosynthetic protein FliR: MEAWQPLVLGYWLVFLRCGGLFFGAPVIGAQAIPSSIRITVALPVAFAAFAGAGFPPDTSDNLLVYALRCLCEVILGLGTGMCARLVLAASAGAGHLAGLAMGIGFAQVLDPNEGGDSSPTAQITSTLSMVMFVAMGGMQTLIIWLGRSLTDLPPGSAFDLQRLAWAVVASGLHSVSLAVKLAYPVLAAVLVGQVGLAIVGRTAPQLNMSSVGFTVTIVAGAAVAAAVTPQITEIAAREALAALTRSH, encoded by the coding sequence GTGGAAGCCTGGCAGCCCCTCGTCCTTGGCTATTGGCTCGTGTTCCTGCGCTGCGGGGGGCTTTTCTTCGGAGCGCCGGTGATCGGCGCTCAGGCGATTCCCTCCAGCATCAGGATCACGGTAGCGTTGCCCGTGGCCTTTGCTGCCTTTGCGGGGGCCGGCTTTCCGCCCGACACGTCGGACAATCTCCTCGTTTACGCCCTGAGGTGCCTTTGCGAGGTGATCCTGGGCCTGGGAACCGGCATGTGCGCGCGCCTGGTGCTCGCGGCCTCCGCGGGCGCGGGGCACCTGGCGGGGCTCGCCATGGGGATCGGGTTCGCCCAGGTGCTCGATCCCAACGAGGGCGGAGATTCGTCTCCCACTGCCCAGATCACCAGTACGTTGTCCATGGTCATGTTTGTCGCCATGGGCGGCATGCAGACCCTCATCATTTGGCTGGGTCGTTCCCTGACGGACCTGCCACCAGGTTCCGCATTCGACCTCCAGCGCCTGGCGTGGGCCGTGGTGGCCAGCGGGCTCCACTCGGTGAGCCTCGCGGTAAAGCTGGCTTATCCGGTGCTGGCGGCGGTGCTGGTAGGGCAAGTGGGGTTGGCGATCGTGGGGCGCACGGCCCCACAGTTGAACATGTCGAGCGTGGGCTTCACCGTCACCATCGTGGCGGGAGCCGCCGTGGCTGCGGCCGTGACGCCGCAGATCACTGAGATCGCGGCGCGCGAAGCGCTGGCCGCCCTCACGCGGAGCCACTAG
- a CDS encoding EscU/YscU/HrcU family type III secretion system export apparatus switch protein produces MAEDQDERTEKPSGRKLSEARAEGQVSVSRDAPQWMGMAMGTVALFTLGGSFQESLVGLLRGATMMMVDPAPERLWPLLSAPFELGLLICTLATVAVIAGYLVQTGGHVWPNLIFKGFSGLLSLQGLTRMFSRRMLVDLGLSLVKTGAVVWVFWTAVSADFLSLPAISLAPPGEQFQLMWRPIAHGAVKVLAAMLVLVGIDIAISRYRHLKGLKMTKQELKREAKDDEGDPQVRGRRKAKHRELARGRAAVEVPRADALVVNPTHIAVAIRYRPGKDPAPLVTAKGKGEIAEYMRELARQHGIPIYEDIPLARLLHRKVKVGRAVPAETYKAVAAVLAFVYRVTRRKAPVVGAQVQL; encoded by the coding sequence GTGGCAGAGGACCAGGACGAACGCACAGAAAAGCCTTCGGGGCGCAAGCTCAGCGAAGCGCGCGCCGAAGGCCAGGTCTCGGTCTCACGCGATGCCCCTCAGTGGATGGGCATGGCCATGGGCACGGTGGCACTCTTCACCCTCGGAGGCAGTTTTCAGGAATCGCTGGTGGGGCTGCTCCGGGGCGCGACCATGATGATGGTCGACCCGGCGCCCGAGCGGCTGTGGCCCCTGCTGTCTGCACCTTTCGAGCTCGGATTGCTGATCTGCACCTTGGCTACGGTCGCGGTCATCGCCGGGTATCTGGTTCAGACGGGCGGCCACGTGTGGCCGAACCTCATCTTCAAGGGCTTTTCGGGCCTCCTGAGCTTGCAGGGACTCACCCGCATGTTCAGTCGTCGCATGCTCGTCGATCTTGGACTCTCGTTAGTCAAGACCGGCGCTGTCGTTTGGGTGTTCTGGACTGCCGTCAGTGCCGACTTTCTGTCGCTGCCTGCCATCTCTCTGGCACCGCCGGGTGAGCAGTTTCAGCTCATGTGGCGCCCCATTGCCCATGGCGCTGTCAAAGTCCTGGCAGCGATGCTGGTCCTCGTAGGTATCGATATTGCAATCTCTCGCTACCGGCACCTCAAGGGGCTGAAGATGACGAAGCAAGAGCTCAAACGCGAGGCCAAGGACGACGAAGGCGACCCACAAGTCCGTGGGCGCCGAAAGGCCAAACACCGAGAGCTCGCACGCGGGCGGGCCGCCGTCGAGGTGCCGCGCGCCGATGCCCTCGTCGTCAACCCCACCCACATCGCGGTGGCGATTCGTTATCGTCCTGGCAAGGACCCCGCACCCCTCGTCACGGCCAAGGGAAAAGGGGAGATCGCCGAGTACATGCGAGAGTTGGCACGCCAACACGGCATCCCCATCTACGAGGACATCCCGCTTGCTCGGCTCCTGCATCGCAAAGTGAAGGTAGGGCGTGCCGTGCCAGCCGAGACCTACAAGGCCGTGGCCGCGGTGCTTGCGTTCGTCTACCGCGTGACGCGTCGTAAGGCGCCGGTCGTCGGAGCTCAGGTCCAGCTGTGA
- the fliN gene encoding flagellar motor switch protein FliN has product MDASDKKDDPESRRLEILLDVPLDISVELGRSRMSIQELLNLGPGSVVELDKVAGEPLDILVNQRLVARGEAVVVNDKFGVRITDIISPSERVARLR; this is encoded by the coding sequence ATGGATGCGAGCGACAAAAAAGACGACCCCGAGTCTCGGCGACTCGAAATCCTGTTGGATGTTCCGCTCGACATCTCGGTCGAACTCGGTCGCTCGCGCATGTCGATTCAAGAGCTCCTCAATCTTGGGCCCGGCTCGGTGGTCGAACTCGACAAAGTGGCGGGCGAGCCCCTCGACATCCTGGTGAACCAACGCCTCGTGGCGCGGGGCGAGGCCGTGGTGGTCAACGACAAGTTCGGTGTTCGCATCACGGACATCATCAGCCCGAGCGAACGCGTGGCCCGGTTGCGTTGA